The Venturia canescens isolate UGA chromosome 4, ASM1945775v1, whole genome shotgun sequence genomic interval CTTCACTTATCCTCGTAcacaacgttttatcgttGCAGTTATATTCGTCCTTAAATATGACTGCGATTCTACGCTCGCGCGAAAGTATGAGATTATACTCTCCTCCCAGAATTAACGAATATCAATAATTGTCCGGCGCAgctgttttgtttttatgcAACCGGCGACCAAAACAATAATGGAATGTTGATGGTTTTGGTGGAAAAttacaatgaaatattttcaatatcattTTAACGAGCTGTTTCCTCTCATCGGCAAAAAGTAGCTcacaaaaaatgtggaaaattaATCAATACTGCACGAAgctaattttctttattcattttcagaCGAACAAAGTAGCTGGTGGACCGCCAGGAGCCAACGCACCGCCCCCGCCAACTTTGATCAACAAAATCAAATACCAACCAGGAGGCCCGGTAATCAAAAAGGACAAACGACAAAGCAGTTCGAGATTTAACATTTCGAAGAATCGAGAACTCCAGAAATTGCCTTTGTTGTCtggtaaggaaaaaaaaatcaataaaaaaaaaggagagaaaaaagagaagcaAGGACAACCATGCGGCGAGGAAACTTGGAAAAGTTCTTTCGTGATTGAACATAAATTGAGATACTGATCGTACAGTCGTGTCAATAagtttcccatttttttcaatttactaTTTCCAATTATTAAATTAGCGTTGTCAAACTTGATCGAAAATaccaaattttgagaaaaaaatcgaccgaGATCCATTTCCACATTTGTTTCGACacaaataataagaattttttattctggcAAAGCAAATAATTAAGGGAACCGTTTGTGGGATTTTTAACGCAAACATTGAAAACTTTGCGCCTTTTTCTTGAATAGAAATCATACTGAACATACATTTTTAACTAAATCACGTTCAGTTCTAATGACAGATTtccatagaaataaaaaattcgaaatggtCGACTTTCCGACAAGTCTGTACAGCAGTCCACATTCCTaacttaataaaaaaatgaatattatgacgataaaaaaaaagagggatgATTCGGTGAATCCCCGGGGTATTGGAAAACGTGGGATAAAAAGCGAAGTATCGAAATAGTTTATTCTTCGTCTCCTCTGTCCGGCCGTCTAAATCCATAATTTagtaaaagaggaaaaaaaatggcacgtATACACACATAGATTTGGATGAAGAAGCATATAAAAGGAATGAGCGAGTGGATCAAGGCGTTGGAAAACGTATGTGGTCAGCCTAGATTCGACGTAAAAGTCCGTCAACATAATTTGTCCGGAGAGTGGCTCCCGTGGCTCGATTAATGGAGCTCGACGCATTCGAAGTACGTCATTCGTTTGGGTCTCGGATCGATATCGATGTTGGAATGAATAACCATTTTTCCATCACCCGATGGGTGTTTTCTCGAGACGTTTGAGTTCCGTCTCTGTTTCTCAGTGGCCGATTGACCAGTTGACTCTTGAGCAGTATCGCAGAATCTCGCGTGGAAGgaggaatgaagaaaaaaaaaaggcggtgtaaaaaaggaagaaattatCATTACCGCTTTGCTGTGTCACGCgaggagattttttattcgccTCGTCCTCATCCGAAACGTGGTGTGCAAAGTGAATGGCCCCCAACGGTACAATGAGTACGCGAGAGACGAGTGACCCCGCTTCGTGCCCCGGCACAGTGTGTCCCACCTTCGCACCGATCGAGGACTCGTTTCATCTCTCTCCTTTCTCTCCCGCATTCCATTCATTTCCATCTCGAGTACGGTGCAACCCTCTGGATAAAGTGATTTTATTCAGCCCCTTTCATCTTCCTCGCTCTCAtgcattttattcaattttttaaacctCCATCTGGAAGATGGACggatgaaaattcttcaatattAATGGAATAGAGAGATGTTACGTTTGTACAAGAACCGAGTGAGACGGAACAGGCGTATCCTGGCCTTCCCCAACGCCTCCGAGATCTTCGAATCACCGATTCTGCCggataaaagagagaacgaaGAGACAGAGGAGAGAGACCAGAACAAGAAGAAAAGAATACTCTTCGTCGACCGACCAATCTGCTCGCGTTTTCCTCCGCCTACGTCAGAGGATATCGATTGTCCTTTGGGTCGCGCACGCGCTCCCCTATCGCTTCGCATATACGCTTCGGGTCTTTCGTCTCCCTTCTCATCCCTGCCTGCTAAAAAGGGGAGGTCGGCGGCGTATATCACGACGTAAACAGTAACCGCCGAGTGCGCCGTCCTTTTGCCCTGTCGAGCACACACTTGCTCGCTCTTGAACTCCCTAATTCGTGGAAATATACGCCGGTTTTAAAAGAATTCGTTCAGTTGTCTCCTTCCCGGGAGTACGAATCTCATTCTCTTCCCGATTCATTCACAAGTTCACTACTTTTTATAAACTACCCAACGCtccaaaaaaattgctttttttttttctttttttattgtgaGTGCAAATTTATTGACTCTCCCGGTGAAATTAAATCTTCCGGTGGCTGAAGAAACGAGTGGCTACGATTGTGGCGATTGGGGTGGTTTCCGAATGTCGCAGGTGCAACGAAatagaataataaaaacaagaataaaCTAAAAACAAACCTAATTCTCACCGGGTTCTCGTGTCGTAATCGTTTTCGCACGTCGAGTTTCTTATCGAATGATAAAATACGAATTTAAAATTGAGTCTTCTCGTTTTaacgtgtatatttatatggatatttatatataacgGGGCCAGTGGAATATCTTAATCGGTCATTGACCGAAAGCTCTCTCGGTGACTTGCCCCTGTCTATTTCAACGAATCTTCCGACAGGTGCGCCCCTCGAGCTCGTTCGATCCCACTGCAGATGCTTCCCGCACACCCCTTAACACCCAAACTCATGTCCGCCTGCTTCGTCTTTCTCGAATATCCACAATATTGATCTAAAACGttgataaaaaacgaaaggaCGACACCGAAGGACTGACGAACAAACTCAACTTCGACCGGCTGCTGTCCTCCGTTCGCTGCGAATTACGATCCTGCCGAAGCAACAGATTGCCCGCGAAAGGTCGTTCCATACCGTCAACCCTCGCACGACCAACTTATACAAGAGCTTACTTTTTCTACGATCTACCCCACGAGTGCTCGTGGGCTTTTAACGAATCACGGTCGAGTTTTTCGATCGACCGGTCAACGAGTTTATAAAAACGTTTACGCTTGCCCTCAACGCACATGCAAAATGGTTCACGTTGGTGAAATGAGCCCGTCGTTGGGCAGCGGACTACCGAAAAGTCCAAGCTTCCATCAGGGTCTCGCTTTTGCTACTGTTATGAGAAAATTCGAGAACAACAAACCTTGCCCGTCCGCTTCGGCACTCCAATATCAACCTCTTCAACCTTTGCTCATCGGTAAATTCAGGCTCtaacttttccattttttgtcaCATTCTTTACTCATTGGACGAGAAAAGTTAAGGGCATTCGATTTCTAGAAATCGTGTATCGTATTGCTCGTGGTTATGAGAACCGAATTCGAGAAAAGTGTCGACACTTCTCTATTCTTTATTTTACTGATTCTGCGCGCAATCAACGAAGAGAAGTGTTTCGTGATTTTGGCgcaggaaaaaatttcgaatttgttTACATGGGAATTCATTCTATCAGGAAAGTTTTCTTGGTGATTCTTCACCGACGAATTCACACGTTTATCATCACTTTTTCAACGTACTTTTGctgatatttcgttttttcattacttttcatTGTGTTTTTATTATAGATACCGAACAAGGCAACGAGCGGGAAGAACTTTTCATACAGAAGCTTCGCCAATGCTGCGTCCTGTTCGATTTCGAGTCAGATCCTTTGTCGGACCTAAAATGGAAGGAAGTCAAACGTGGCGCGCTTTCCGAGATGGTCGAGTACGTGAACAAAAACAGAAACGTCATCACCGAGGCTATATACCCCGAGGCAGTGAATATGGTAATCCaatttctctcctttttatcaaaattattgcgttttttttctccatcttgAGAAAAGACTCATCGTGGCTTTAGAttgcaacaatttttttgaaattggaaataaatttttgctaACATTTGTCAAAAATATCCggatgaaagattttttctcgtGCCCGGTCCCTGACTCTTTATACTTGgacaaaatagaatttttttaatgaatgaaACACTTCTGCATGGAGTCAAATACATTTATACGAATTCTGGGATGTTTGAAGAATCGAAGCAGtggaaaaatgacgaattgtATTACATACACATTCATGTTTTACGCAAAATGGTTATTTTCTTTACTATGTTTCGCAGTTCGCGGTAAACTTGTTCCGTACTTTGCCGCCATCATCGAATCCGAATGGTGCCGAGTTCGATCCGGAGGAGGATGAGCCAACATTGGAAGCTGCATGGCCCCATTTGCAGCTCgtttacgaatttttcttGCGCCTATTGGAATCACAAGATTTTCAACCTACTATAGCGAAACGCTACATCGACCACAAATTTGTTCTGCAACTACTCGAGTTATTCGATTCCGAAGATCCGCGTGAGAGAGATTTTTTGAAGACAACTCTGCACAGGATCTATGGAAAATTTTTGGGTCTCAGGGCTTATATAAGGAAGCaaataaataatgttttcTATCGATTTATATACGAGACTGAGCATCACAATGGAATTGCGGAATTGTTGGAGATTCTTGGGAGGTAAGCGATTCAATGGTacaataaaaacttttgaaaaaagcgaaaaatacCTGAATAACTTgattttcttacttttttatAGCATTATTAACGGTTTTGCTCTACCGCTGAAAGAGGAACACAAAATATTTCTATTGAAAGTGCTGTTGCCATTGCACAAGGCAAAATCACTATCCGTCTATCACCCACAACTGGCTTATTGCGTTGTTCAATTTCTCGAGAAAGATCCGAATCTTACCGAGCCTGTTATCAAGAATTTACTGAAATTTTGGCCAAAGACTCACTCGCCAAAGGAGGTAATGTTTCTCAACGAACTCGAGGAAATATTGGACGTTATCGAACCGGCTGAATTCCAAAAAGTCATAGATCCATTATTTCGACAACTAGCCAAGTGTGTCTCGTCGCCACATTTTCAGGTGATTGATTTTTCTATGAATTCTAATAGCAACATAAGAAATGGTCTTTGCAAAGATTCTTTTCCAGCATTTTTTCATGCAACATCGATCTCTGTAATTgcaagaattttcattcgaacagGTGGCTGAGAGAACGCTCTATTATTGGAACAACGAGTACATAATGTCTCTTATCGCTGATAATTATTCGATTATTCTGCCGATTATGTATCCAGCGTTGTATAGAAATTCGCGAAATCACtggaataaaacgattcacgGGTTAATTTACAACGCCCTCAAACGTTTGATGGAgatgaatcaaaaagttttcGACGAATGTACACAGCAATACGTTCAGGTAGGTTCGAATTTACtgttacaatttttaaagagaATTTCGTATTGACTATTTCACAAAAAACAGTCCACTAAAGTGTAATTCCTGTTTGACAGGATCGacagaaagagaaacgaatgCTCAAGGATCGTGACGAAGCCTGGAACCGCGTTGAGGCACTTGCGATGAGACATCCTAATTACAAAATTGTCGCCAAAGGTTCGACGAACAGTCCTTACACTTTGCCGCAACATTTGGACAGTCCACCACCGGATGAGGACGTCGAGAATGATCAAATTCCCCTTACGCTGGAGAAAATTGAAGCTAAAGCAAATGAGGTGAATTTATTACAGTATTCCCATTGATCCAGTTGTTAAATTACTTAGGTGAAAAACTGATTATCCAAACAGTTATTATCGTTCAAATTTCGTAGGTTCAACTAGTACGTTGTCAAATGTACAACTTACAATTTGACCACGAAAAATCATGATTACTTGATTTGACCAATCCTCCAATGGATACCTTGTAACTATTGCAAAGTATTGCAGCAACAAAGCTTATAATAAACGTGATAAATTCTATTGAACAGGTGAAATTGTCAAACGTGAATAAGGGAAAGCCTCTATTGCGAAGGAAGAGTGAATTGCCACAGGATTCGTACACGATGCGAGCGCTGTCCGACCACAAGCGAGCCGATGAGTATCTCGTAACGCCACCGGATCCGAACAACTGCTAGTCCCTACCTAACTCCCTTCCGATCTATCCTCTGTTCTGCTGCAGAAACGTCAGAACTTAGCTGTCTCGTTCCATCCGTACGATGCAGCGGTGTTGATCGTTGCAATGAGGAAAAACGAGATAGTGTGATTTTGAGAGAACCGAAAAAGCGATAAAAACCAagaaaagcgagagagagagagaaaaagagggacagaaagagaagagagaaaaagtaaagggagagaaagagaaagaaatcaaAAATCAGAAGTGTAATCGATGAGTGAAATTgaaatcgtcgaaaaatggCTGGGGCCGCAGGTGCAGGATATCTGCGTCTGGgcaaaaagtttttcgatcgAGATTTCGTCATGCAATTACGTTAATAAggataacaaaacaaaaaacgagtaGCGATGAGAAAAGTCAAACcgcgagattaaaaaaaaatcgaaaacatgGTAAAAACGATTTCGTCCaagcgacgagaaaaaaagactcTCGCAGAATTGTCGAACCATTTGGCTTGTCTCTGGCGCGACTTTGCGGTGTCGGAACGGATGGAACGAAGACCAATAcgattctccttttttttttctccctttacACACAAGACGATTCCGTCGATGCCGTTTATAGTGAACGAACCGATAAAAAGCGGTGAAGATAACCAACAACGTGTAATTCACACAACAGACAGTTTTCTACGAGAAAAGATTTGGGagaagagaacaaaaaaatactctGCCACCCTCAATATTTAAAAGTGATCATGGATCGTTGCCGAGGAAAACAAGCGGATAACGATTGAACTACGCTGTCTCGATCGTCGTCGTTACACGGATGACCGAATCGCACCGATTCGCGAATAACTCGCAAAACAAATGTACATCAGTAACAACACACACAAACGAACtaaaaaatacaaacgaaATTACGACAAGTTTTGCAGATTCGCAGAACACGGCGCTTTGCTTTCGTCCTTATATCGTACGAGATGCAGGTTTATCAGAGCCACTTCGATGGTAGTTTCAGTTAGTCTTTAGACGTTTAagaaagcaaataattcacgaaaaaatgttaacaaaatatgaaatcgaggaaaattatatatctatatatatgatttatatatatatatataacccGCATCATACGGCAGGATTACTTTCCACTAGATGCCTTCTGTGAGTAACACCAGGTATTATTCGACAATTTACGCATTGTATCGTCAACTATAATCACCGTTCATGAACTTTAGAACCGCTCGCATTGTCAATCAATCGGTCCTAAggtcgagaagaaaaataactgTGCTATCGCGAACAAAATTAGTATTGAAGCAACAAAAAGgtgtaaaaaaaacgagagttaTGAAATAAACAAGCAGGAACATAAGTAAAacagacgaaaaaataataataaataataaaaaaaaaaagagggaaaaaccAAGTGAGACACGTAAGTCTTTGCGCTGCTGGCAGGCTGTTATGTTAATATTAACGATAAACCTTGTTGAAGATAAATATAGTAAGCTCTTATATTGAATATTACAAATGAaagctacaaaaaaaaaggaagaaaaatgaaatatgatCGAAATTGATTTAATTATTGATTAATGCGATAAAAGAAAGGGGACGATGAAGATGTGAAAGAAAATGGTCACCTCTGCTGAACGTTGATTATTGGTAGTAAGCATGATTCAAAATATAACCGTGAATAAATGTAAATGTGAATAAACTGAGAAGGAAACATCAAATAAAAGGGCATCCGGAGGCTTGCAGCAGTTCGGAATAAAAGTTCGTCTCGGATTTTTAGTACGTTTTTGGTGTGATGCATATTCGGAACGGAGTCAAATCGTCGAAGTATTTTGCGTCCGTAGGGGAAAAGAGTCTCTATCTTAATAATTGTAATTCGAAAAAcgtagaaaaatgaagaaaaaaaacgtaaacaaaCATGCGAGGAAGGGAAAACATGAgagaaaaactaataaaataacgaaaatccgACAAATTCATATGAGACTCGTCGAGTGCATGAGCAAGTCGAATTCGACGGTGAATGAGTATCGACTGAAcattggaaactcaaaacTGGTTCATTCAAGTGTATCGCGTTTATCAAACTAAAtacaaaacgagaaaaaataaaaaaaaaaaaagataaaaacaaaCCGAGAAAATTCATACAAAAAGCTTCGTTGCACGATATCCGTAGGCGGGAATAATGTGGAAGTACGAGAGAGTGCGAGAGAATGTgtgtgcgagagagaaagagagtaagagagagagaggtctGCTCGTCATTTTATATTTACTAAATACTGATGTATGATTGTATACCGCgggagtttttttcacacgTAGCTTTACGTTCAAGTGCAGATAAGAAAATATTATTCCGAGGCCAAGATGATTGTTCAgtaaggaaaataaaaaaatgaaaaaatttaaaaaaccatAGAGGGCCCCGACGTTATGttgcaaaaaatatatatatatggaaaaagCACAGAGCTGCTTCGATGACGATAAACTCTGAGGCTTTGCCAACTCTGTACTatgagtgattaataaaggaACAAAAGCCGTAGTCGTTTACGCAACTACTGTAAATATCACATGTAAATAATATTACTGTTGGTTTTCAACTCCGTTTTCGTTTGAACCCTACGAGAAGCATTCATTCAAATCATATTCcatattcaatatttatttgattcgtttttttatatagtacgggcaatttttttattttcgtttataaACTGGAGTTCTCTTTGTTTTTGCTGTTCACTTATTCAATCTGATTCGATGCATCGTACGCATACAGTGGAAATTTGTCGAACCGTTGGAgtgaagttttttttgtaatttaataAACTGTTATCATAGATTTCAGGCTTGATTATTGCAAGAAATCTACGAGATTTGTCTGTCAGTTTCGTGTATTTAGTTGACAATGCTTCGTGGGATCTATAATTTTCTCTAGATGCTCGTTTATCGCAGTAAGTGCATTTAGGAAAACGCcgataataatttttcgtgaTCTTGTTGAAGGCGTAGTTTCACAGTCAATAAAGGGTTACTAAACACAAGTTTAGCTCATCAATAAAGCTGGAAAGTGTGCCGTTATAGATCTTGCCAGCTTTAACTCCCCAATTTCGATATATATATGCGCACGCGTTTTCTTCTCAGTTGATAAAATAATACACTGAATAGCCGCTTAAAGAAAATATAGTGTTCTGCTGTCTTCCCTCCAATTTTCTGATTCGCCATCCACAGCACAGTACTAACAACTAACACATATTTGCGATTCGCGCAGATCGTACGCAAGCACACCACGTGGTTGATGTTTATGAATTGCCGCACAAAGTAATAATTCTATGTAAAAATTGTCTCGAACGCTGAAAACACACGATGCAAGGTAAGTGGAACAATAATAAGCGAAAACTAGATCTGAAAATTGTTAAGAAAGTACTCAATCGGTAGTTTTATCTGTCAACTAAAATCCACCGCATCAACATAACCTCAATCAGTTGACTATCATTCATTGCtcacatttattgaaattttgatattatttGTGCAGGTGGCAAAATGAAATCTAAGAAATCGAAGAAAGCTGTTGACGATGCGGCGAAAACTTTATACGTGCGTCTACCGCACACGATCAAAAGTAAGAAAGAGATTGAAGATCTTTTTTCTGGCGATATTACAGTCAAATTGACCAGACAATCTTCGAGACATTGTCACGTGGTTTTTCCGagcgtcgaggaaaaaattaaaaatatgaaaagtattaaaaaaaaaaaaatcgatgggaAACGCATTCTTGCCAGTGAACCCAGAATTAATCCGtcaggggaaaaaaaaaataaagaaaagaaaatcaaagtATCTAAGCCCGCCCAGGGAATGAAGATCACCCAAACGTAAGtcaaaattgaaacattctaaTTTCTGTACCTAAAGTAGAAGAAGAAAAGCATTGTTGTCCAGTTGAAAAGTTAtgcgaataagaaaaaattgggaacaaatcaaattttatacacaaatttttttattgagagtTTGATTTCCGGCTACTATTAACTTTTATTATACGGTACTCGTTTGATTTGGACATTGACTACAAATTCGGCTATTCACACAAATTATCAGTATTTTTTGGctgctgaataaaaaaaaaattaaaaaaagatcTCCAATGGAAATTATACTTGTTCAACTGGACCAATGGACAAATTgccaaagaaatttttcatcgcacAAGATTCATGGGTTGTCATGATTATTGTGAATGTAACTAGGagtattataaatattatttgatATGTATGAAATAtgtttatctttttttcagacttcATGTTTCCAACGTCAGAGGAGGTACTAAGGCACATGAAATTAAAGAAGCTTTCCCAGGCTGCTCATCCGTGGTTATGCTCAAATCTAAAAACTCAAGAACCAAGTaaattaacaatttcatgctaataaaataaatactaaATTTTGCTTCAAATTCAATCCCAAACGATAAGAACATATttctattacattttttcgattactaatattttattttattatatattcaaATATTCGATGAACAAAATTTCGTACTTCCACTCAAGgaaaatataaatacattGAAATGCTAAATTCATGATAATCAGCTGTTTATTCTTTTTGTAGAGTCGCCATCGTAAAGCTCCGCAGTATTAACCTGGCTGGTGAATATTTGCGTAGACAGCGAAAGTGGCCTGAGGTGAGAGGTCAAGTTCTAAGAATTCAGCCAAAAGTAGtaaaaagagcgaaaaaatcGCGCAGGAAATTGGTTCGTATGAAGATTTACGATGGCGAGGGTAACGAAATAATCAACGAATCtaagaaaaagagtgaaaaacaaagcaaagtgggaaaaaaagaaattgaaagcgCCGAAGAGTctgaagacgacgacgaagaagaagaagaagaagaagaagaagaagaagaagaaggagaagaagaggaagTCGAACAAGATGATGAAGAAGCTGACGAAGATGATGGAGCTGATGAAGATGACAgtgaagaagaggaagaagaatcAGACGAGTCCAGTGAAGAAGAATAGTTCAGTAGTTTGAATTACGAGAATTGACGTATAGATTGAATCGTTAATTAATTTACATCGTAATGGTATATTTTAATTTGCCACTCGATTATTAATATACTACATTTCTATAAGGAATCTTGTTTATATTTTAAGGCTACTGTTGATTATCCAGACtggtcaatatattttttcgacaCTCACGCAGTCCTGAAACTATTTATCCTTGCTTGGCGAGCTTCTCGTAGTTTCATACCAAAGTAAATGACAAAGAAGTAAATTATCTCAATTATCGAGACGAAGCTGCAGCCAAGGAAAAGACTGAATACGCCCCCCAGAGAAGCtagaaagaaatattttagttaatttttaaaagtcACTTTCCAAATGACCTTCGGATATTCTGCGAAAGTTATATTCTTATTTTGTGATAAACGTGAAACCATTGTTCGGCTAAATTTACATTCAATCGTTTTCTAAAGATTTTTTCAGCTTGAAATTTCTTCAAGTTCCACATGAATTGCCACAGGAGTAAAAATCCTTTGTTGTTCACTTACAAACGAGGTTGATCCAGGAAAGGACGAGTTCTCGGCGTTGTAGCATCGCAGATTGTTCCGAATATGTAACGTGTATGGCAGTAGGGTTTGTAAGCTTGCTCGCTTTTTTACTGCAAAGATAAAGGAATTTTTGTCACTTACCAAATAAGATAATTCAGTATAacgagaatctttttttttaacgaaacgaACCGATTGATCGTGAGAGCTTTTACTGGAAtgtaaagagagaaaaaatgtgagaaaaattcgGTTCGTTCGAGTATAAAAGAAAAGATTATTTCACGAGCATTGGGAACAAGACTGACAGTTTGAACTCACTAGAATGGTGAAGGATTGAATTGTGGAGCGTTGAACGGTAGTGAAGTCGTGGTCAAAGAGTACATGGAGTTTTCGCAGTCCGGCAAACAGCCACAGTTTGGATCGTTGAGTACCAAAGAGTAGGCTTTCGGTTTAATTCGAGTGAGACACGAGATGTGGGTGATATTGCAAAAGGCTTGATAGGGGCGCCGTTCGTAGGAGAAAAAAGGCAGGCAACCGCA includes:
- the LOC122409843 gene encoding serine/threonine-protein phosphatase 2A 56 kDa regulatory subunit gamma isoform-like isoform X6 encodes the protein MVHVGEMSPSLGSGLPKSPSFHQGLAFATVMRKFENNKPCPSASALQYQPLQPLLIDTEQGNEREELFIQKLRQCCVLFDFESDPLSDLKWKEVKRGALSEMVEYVNKNRNVITEAIYPEAVNMFAVNLFRTLPPSSNPNGAEFDPEEDEPTLEAAWPHLQLVYEFFLRLLESQDFQPTIAKRYIDHKFVLQLLELFDSEDPRERDFLKTTLHRIYGKFLGLRAYIRKQINNVFYRFIYETEHHNGIAELLEILGSIINGFALPLKEEHKIFLLKVLLPLHKAKSLSVYHPQLAYCVVQFLEKDPNLTEPVIKNLLKFWPKTHSPKEVMFLNELEEILDVIEPAEFQKVIDPLFRQLAKCVSSPHFQVAERTLYYWNNEYIMSLIADNYSIILPIMYPALYRNSRNHWNKTIHGLIYNALKRLMEMNQKVFDECTQQYVQDRQKEKRMLKDRDEAWNRVEALAMRHPNYKIVAKGSTNSPYTLPQHLDSPPPDEDVENDQIPLTLEKIEAKANEVKLSNVNKGKPLLRRKSELPQDSYTMRALSDHKRADEYLVTPPDPNNC